From one Mya arenaria isolate MELC-2E11 chromosome 4, ASM2691426v1 genomic stretch:
- the LOC128230849 gene encoding uncharacterized protein LOC128230849 — MLHAGIGPTHVNGFLASLGIPGIHQKSLKKKWNEQSKRNIGPFPICGHVRVSGESSLNRLVHHDQVTVKTPPQTVPGPAGDAPTAVTVSQDAAWSKRGRAMNNLSGKNWSKSAKAMEPDIAVELHTRARAKGLKYAAVIGDDDSSSIAHIKLKNADKSEREMMCALQTIVPHTYGEHGNCGEWCRSRGGADAGHRNLPFGAPLQDTHLKISLENLLAPYIINADKLRTTGSSQANESLNNAAWSKTPKSRNYNRSKSFDYRLSAAVLQFNDRYSYINEIVNEKILTPQKHTEMYSKKMNEERKRQKMYKSSINAKRRRLELKFERSTKAKIDEIKEGTSYESFCGFDSSDLDILDIPDMITKATDDLEKKNINIVLFDLETTCLGKNAEILQLAAKSDDTSFSCYFLPDGDIDPKASNVNSLTVKRDINGNRYLRKNGRDMHAGTIGDGLRDFLG, encoded by the exons ATGCTGCATGCAGGCATAGGGCCAACACATGTAAATGGCTTCCTGGCCTCTCTTGGAATTCCAGGGATACACcagaaatctttaaaaaaaaaatggaacgA ACAATCCAAACGAAACATCGGGCCCTTTCCTATTTGTGGACACGTCCGTGTTAGCGGAGAATCTTCCCTAAACCGAttggtacatcatgaccaagttaCAG ttaaaactcCGCCACAGACGGTACCAGGTCCGGCAGGGGACGCACCAACAGCCGTTACTGTAAGCCAGGATGCAGCTTGGTCTAAACGCGGCCGTGCAATGAACAACctttccg GTAAAAACTGGTCGAAGAGTGCAAAAGCAATGGAACCAGATATAGCGGTTGAGCTGCACACGAGGGCGAGAGCTAAAGGCCTCAAATATGCAGCCGTAATAGGTGATGATGACTCCAGCTCCATTGCGCATATCAAACTAAAA AATGCAGACAAAAGTGAACGGGAGATGATGTGTGCCTTGCAGACGATCGTGCCACATACGTATGGCGAGCATGGAAACTGTGGAGAATGGTGCCGTTCGAGGGGTGGAGCTGATGCCGGGCACAGAAACCTTCCGTTCGGTGCACCTCTCCAGGACACTCACTTGAAGATTTCGCTTGAAAATTTACTAGCGCCATACATAATTAATGCGGACAAATTACGTACGACAGGCAGCTCTCAAGCAAACGAGTCACTCAATAACGCTGCGTGGAGTAAGACGCCAAAATCAAGAAATTATAATCGAAGTAAAAGCTTTGATTATCGCCTTTCCGCAGCGGTGTTACAGTTTAATGATAGATACTCGTACATTAACGagattgtaaatgaaaaaatcTTAACGCCACAAAAACACACAGAGATGTATTCAAAGAAAATGAACGAAGAACGCAAACGgcaaaaaatgtacaaaagttcCATAAATGCTAAAAGAAGAAGGCTTGAACTTAAATTTGAAAGATCAACTAAAGCGAAAATTGACGAAATTAAAGAAGGTACATCATACGAATCATTCTGTGGTTTTGACAGTAGTGATTTAGACATACTGGATATTCCAGATATGATAACAAAAGCAACTGATGACCTGgagaagaaaaatataaatattgtattgttcGATTTAGAAACCACCTGTTTAGGGAAAAATGCGGAGATACTACAGCTGGCCGCAAAGAGTGATGACACATCATTCAGTTGCTACTTTCTGCCAGATGGCGATATTGATCCTAAAGCATCGAACGTCAATTCGTTGACGGTCAAACGGGACATAAATGGAAACCGTTATTTGCGCAAAAATGGTCGGGATATGCATGCCGGAACTATTGGCGATGGTTTGCGTGATTTTTTAGGCTGA